A stretch of the Panicum virgatum strain AP13 chromosome 9N, P.virgatum_v5, whole genome shotgun sequence genome encodes the following:
- the LOC120689260 gene encoding E3 ubiquitin ligase PQT3-like: MAVYYRYKSGVQTFSVPVPAPSVSVADLKSLILGTARHGHGRTRGRGQRESVALHDARTDEEYTDGSALVPRNSTVLVRRVAGPPAETITVASSPPPRPPKATTRDGAPSDSAVTSSSSAEDEEARAISAVIDAAQLKWEDQHRSQVGRRYGHHGALEARAAPPAGYVCHRCRVPGHFIQHCPTNGDPRYDMGRASSKLNLPIPSPVAPIADDGVPPELHCKICSKVMADAVVASRCCFGSFCDVCIRGHIAAKSRCVCGAQSRADDLIPNLTLRATIAKLLATSAAGCGSVGTDNRKSSAGSNAEPTSQGASASQENRSHATATAGSEHSEGGASSTSKSAAREPRSKHTTAESTEISAQAGYPEQYGCYGRPFDPACYDPFFGAAPWASDPYMYYGMPYGGGYTNVPAPAGYHDGCHGRKRMADGEHQRHGEAGFKRRCGGRSEVAF; encoded by the coding sequence ATGGCCGTGTACTATCGCTACAAGAGCGGCGTCCAGACGTTCTCCGTGCCCGTGCCGGCGCCATCCGTCTCCGTCGCCGACCTGAAGAGCCTCATCCTGGGGACCGcccgccacggccacggccggaCGCGCGGCCGCGGGCAGAGGGAGAGCGTCGCGCTGCACGACGCGCGGACCGACGAGGAGTACACGGACGGCAGCGCGCTCGTCCCGCGCAACTCGACGGTGCTGGTGCGCCGGGTCGCCGGGCCTCCCGCGGAGACCATCACAGTCgcgtcgtccccgccgccgcgcccgcccaaGGCGACGACGCGCGATGGCGCACCCTCGGATTCCGCCGTGACATCGAGTTCGAGcgccgaggacgaggaggccaGGGCCATCAGCGCCGTCATCGACGCCGCGCAGCTCAAGTGGGAAGATCAACACCGGTCTCAAGTAGGGCGTCGCTACGGTCACCATGGCGCACTCgaggcgagggcggcgccgccggcaggGTACGTCTGCCACAGGTGCCGTGTCCCCGGGCACTTTATCCAGCACTGCCCCACCAATGGCGATCCAAGATACGACATGGGACGGGCGTCGTCCAAACTCAATCTGCCTATTCCGTCGCCGGTGGCCCCGATCGCCGACGACGGGGTCCCGCCGGAGCTCCACTGCAAGATCTGCAGCAAGGTGATGGCGGACGCGGTGGTGGCCTCCAGGTGCTGCTTCGGCAGTTTCTGCGACGTGTGCATCAGGGGCCACATCGCCGCCAAGTCCAGGTGCGTGTGCGGCGCGCAATCTCGCGCCGACGACCTGATCCCCAACCTGACGTTGCGTGCCACGATCGCCAAACTGCTTGCCACGAGTGCCGCCGGCTGCGGATCAGTTGGCACGGACAACCGGAAGAGCTCGGCCGGCAGCAACGCGGAGCCCACGTCGCAGGGTGCGTCCGCCTCGCAGGAGAACCGCAGCCACGCCACGGCGACCGCCGGCTCGGAGCACAGCGAAGGCGGCGCGTCGTCGACGTCGAAGAGCGCGGCGCGCGAGCCAAGATCGAAGCACACTACTGCGGAGTCGACGGAAATCAGTGCGCAGGCCGGCTATCCCGAGCAGTACGGCTGCTACGGAAGGCCGTTCGACCCGGCATGCTACGATCCTTTCTTCGGTGCGGCGCCATGGGCGAGTGATCCTTACATGTACTACGGCATGCCGTACGGTGGTGGCTACACGAATGTCCCCGCGCCGGCCGGCTACCACGATGGATGCCATGGAAGGAAGAGGATGGCCGATGGGGAGCACCAGAGACACGGGGAGGCTGGTTTCAAGCGAAGGTGTGGAGGCAGATCCGAGGTTGCTTTCTGA
- the LOC120689831 gene encoding transmembrane protein 87B-like isoform X2, with product MQQKTGLVEAIIVEIQDRDKIGGSYLHSDAICCTPELDKEKFCRVGEVIIRPNPDNPEWPKRIQTFFEGKNEETTMLPQLVSINKTGMYYLYFMFCDPQLKGLKITGRTVWRNPQGYLPGKMAPMMTFYGFMSLAYLALGLLWFIQFVRCWKDILQLHYHITAVIALGMCEMAFWYFEYANFNSTGTRPMGITIWAVTFTAVKKTVSRLLLLVVSMGYGIVLPTLGGITSRVAALGFIYFVASEALELVENLGNINDFSGKTRLFLVLPVAILDATFIIWIFSSLSRILEKLQLRRSMAKLELYRKFTNSLAVSVLISIAWIGYELYFNATDPLSELWQRAWIIPAFWNVLSYALLAIICILWSPSRNPTGFAYSEDAGEGADEEGLSLVGSAMKGTGDMVNMHIFPEDKRA from the exons ATGCAGCAAAAGACAGGATTGGTGGAGGCTATAATTGTTGAGATACAGGACAGGGACAAAATTGGAGGTTCATACCTTCATTCTGATGCAATATGCTGCACCCCCGAGCTTGATAAGGAGAAATTTTGTAGGGTAGGTGAAGTCATCATACGTCCAAATCCTGATAATCCTGAATGGCCTAAAAGAATCCAGACATTCTTTGAGGGTAAAAATGAAGAAACCACTATGCTACCTCAGCTAGTATCAATAAACAAAACAGGGATGTATTACCTCTATTTTATGTTCTGCGACCCCCAACTTAAGGGATTGAAGATTACAGGCAGGACTGTCTGGAGAAATCCACAGGGTTATCTCCCTGGTAAAATGGCTCCAATGATGACATTTTATGGTTTCATGTCACTTGCATATCTTGCACTTGGACTTCTATGGTTCATTCAGTTCGTGCGATGCTGGAAGGACATTTTGCAGCTGCACTACCATATAACAGCTGTCATTGCGCTTGGCATGTGTGAAATGGCTTTCTGGTATTTTGAGTATGCTAACTTTAATTCAACTGGAACCAGACCTATGGGCATTACCATATGGGCAGTTACATTTACTGCTGTGAAGAAGACTGTATCTCGGCTTCTTCTGTTGGTAGTTTCAATGGGCTATGGTATTGTTCTACCCACATTGGGAGGCATAACATCAAGAGTTGCTGCTCTTGGTTTCATCTATTTTGTTGCTTCAGAAGCTCTTGAACTTGTTGAAAATCTGGGAAACATCAATGACTTCTCTGGAAAGACAAGGTTATTCCTAGTGTTGCCTGTTGCAATACTTGATGCTACCTTTATCATCTGGATATTTTCATCCCTCTCTAGAATATTAGAGAAGCTACAG CTGCGGAGAAGCATGGCAAAACTTGAATTATATCGAAAGTTTACAAATTCTCTGGCCGTGTCAGTGCTTATCTCGATCGCTTGGATTGGCTATGAG CTATATTTCAATGCAACTGATCCATTGAGTGAACTTTGGCAACGGGCTTGGATCATCCCCGCCTTTTGGAATGTCCTTTCATATGCCCTCCTTGCCATCATATGCATCCTTTGGTCTCCATCTCGTAATCCAACAGG ATTTGCATATTCAGAGGATGCAGGCGAGGGGGCTGATGAGGAGGGGCTCTCTCTAGTAGGCAGTGCAATGAAAGGAACAGGAGATATGGTAAACATGCATATCTTTCCTGAGGATAAACGTGCATGA
- the LOC120689831 gene encoding transmembrane protein 87B-like isoform X1, whose amino-acid sequence MRPLRRAALSLALGLSLAALLAARGADASVHEYAGGGFAPRANSFFFHGGSEGLYASDPSSNSSASFIRFDTVVFRRTLESASRHEEMQQKTGLVEAIIVEIQDRDKIGGSYLHSDAICCTPELDKEKFCRVGEVIIRPNPDNPEWPKRIQTFFEGKNEETTMLPQLVSINKTGMYYLYFMFCDPQLKGLKITGRTVWRNPQGYLPGKMAPMMTFYGFMSLAYLALGLLWFIQFVRCWKDILQLHYHITAVIALGMCEMAFWYFEYANFNSTGTRPMGITIWAVTFTAVKKTVSRLLLLVVSMGYGIVLPTLGGITSRVAALGFIYFVASEALELVENLGNINDFSGKTRLFLVLPVAILDATFIIWIFSSLSRILEKLQLRRSMAKLELYRKFTNSLAVSVLISIAWIGYELYFNATDPLSELWQRAWIIPAFWNVLSYALLAIICILWSPSRNPTGFAYSEDAGEGADEEGLSLVGSAMKGTGDMVNMHIFPEDKRA is encoded by the exons ATGCGGCCGCTGCGGCGAGCCGCGCTCTCGCTCGCGCTCGGGCTCTCcctcgcggccctcctcgcggcGCGGGGCGCCGACGCGTCCGTCCACGagtacgccggcggcggcttcgcgCCGCGGGccaactccttcttcttccacGGCGGGAGCGAGGGGCTCTACGCGTCCGACCCGTCCTCCAACTCCTCCGCATCCTTCATCAG GTTTGACACTGTAGTATTCCGTCGGACCCTGGAGTCAGCATCTAGGCACGAGGAGATGCAGCAAAAGACAGGATTGGTGGAGGCTATAATTGTTGAGATACAGGACAGGGACAAAATTGGAGGTTCATACCTTCATTCTGATGCAATATGCTGCACCCCCGAGCTTGATAAGGAGAAATTTTGTAGGGTAGGTGAAGTCATCATACGTCCAAATCCTGATAATCCTGAATGGCCTAAAAGAATCCAGACATTCTTTGAGGGTAAAAATGAAGAAACCACTATGCTACCTCAGCTAGTATCAATAAACAAAACAGGGATGTATTACCTCTATTTTATGTTCTGCGACCCCCAACTTAAGGGATTGAAGATTACAGGCAGGACTGTCTGGAGAAATCCACAGGGTTATCTCCCTGGTAAAATGGCTCCAATGATGACATTTTATGGTTTCATGTCACTTGCATATCTTGCACTTGGACTTCTATGGTTCATTCAGTTCGTGCGATGCTGGAAGGACATTTTGCAGCTGCACTACCATATAACAGCTGTCATTGCGCTTGGCATGTGTGAAATGGCTTTCTGGTATTTTGAGTATGCTAACTTTAATTCAACTGGAACCAGACCTATGGGCATTACCATATGGGCAGTTACATTTACTGCTGTGAAGAAGACTGTATCTCGGCTTCTTCTGTTGGTAGTTTCAATGGGCTATGGTATTGTTCTACCCACATTGGGAGGCATAACATCAAGAGTTGCTGCTCTTGGTTTCATCTATTTTGTTGCTTCAGAAGCTCTTGAACTTGTTGAAAATCTGGGAAACATCAATGACTTCTCTGGAAAGACAAGGTTATTCCTAGTGTTGCCTGTTGCAATACTTGATGCTACCTTTATCATCTGGATATTTTCATCCCTCTCTAGAATATTAGAGAAGCTACAG CTGCGGAGAAGCATGGCAAAACTTGAATTATATCGAAAGTTTACAAATTCTCTGGCCGTGTCAGTGCTTATCTCGATCGCTTGGATTGGCTATGAG CTATATTTCAATGCAACTGATCCATTGAGTGAACTTTGGCAACGGGCTTGGATCATCCCCGCCTTTTGGAATGTCCTTTCATATGCCCTCCTTGCCATCATATGCATCCTTTGGTCTCCATCTCGTAATCCAACAGG ATTTGCATATTCAGAGGATGCAGGCGAGGGGGCTGATGAGGAGGGGCTCTCTCTAGTAGGCAGTGCAATGAAAGGAACAGGAGATATGGTAAACATGCATATCTTTCCTGAGGATAAACGTGCATGA